In Candidatus Binataceae bacterium, the genomic window CGACTGACTGACTGGGCCGGGTTCCAGCGGATTGGTGGTGTAATTGAGGTGGCCGGGAGTGCCGGGCAGGTATTGCGCCGCAGCGGGATAAGCTAAGGTGAACGCGGCAAGTATCGAGCCCCCAGCCAGCAGCCCTAGGCGCGCAGCCAAGCCGCGACGGTGGTTGCCACCGCTGAAAAGCTGCGGCCGGCGCTGGGCGATCGCTTTGTTCATCTTACAGCTTTGGTGATTCATGAGCCGGCCTGAACCTCTTTAGACAATTCGTTATGCAAAACCGCCGCCGACGGTATCGAGGAGATCCACCTTACTGACTTGGAGGCAGTCCGACCGCTGCCACGTCCCCAATTCGTTCCTCGCCGTCTGAGCCACAGTCCGATGAGGCGAGGCATCTCGTCGCCTTCGGTGCACGCCCCAGGTGGCAACCCTCGTCTTCTTACACGGCGAAGCCTTTTTTAAACCGCTTGCCGCTCTCACGCAAGCGCGGGCATTGAAATTGGTTCAAGCCCTTGGCGTCCAGACTAAAAAATTAGGCTAAAGGATTGCCGGAGGCTAAGGCAGAAGTGAAGACCAGATCGCTGGGCAGCGGCGCCACGATGTACCGCCGGCTCCCTCCTGACGCGTTCGGTCCTTCGCTGATAGCCGCGGGAAAGGCTAGTTGGTGCAAATGGAGAAAAAAGCGGCCGGCGGCTAGCGTCGGCACGGCGCGCGCGCCGTATTGGACATCGCCGGCGATCGGCCAACCGGCCGCGGCTAGGTGGACCCGAATCTGGTGACGATTGCCAGTGGTGGGGCGAGCCTCGACCAGCGTGTAGTCGCCCAGTTGACGAAGCGCAACGATCCGAGTAACGGCCGGGCGTCCGCCCGCACCGCGCGAAGCCTTAAGCGCCACCATACGAGCGCGACTATGGCGATGGTGGCCGACGGCGGCGTCTAATTCGATCGAGCCATCCAAGCTGCCCTCGACCAATGCCAGGTACCGGCGATCAATCTCGCCTCGATGCAGCGCGTTGCGCGCCAGCTCCAGGCTGGCGCGGCTGCGTGCCACCATCAGCGCGCCCGAGGTGCCGTTGTCCAGCCGATGGACCAGTAGCCCCTCCAGTGGTTTGAGCGCCCCCAGTGCGGTTTCCGGGAAACGCGCCACCACGCCATTCATCACGGTTTGGCACTCGCGGCTATCCAGCGGATGGCACGGCATCAAAGCGGGTTTGTTAATCACCAACAGGGCCGCACCTTGATAGAGAACTTCCAGCGACAGGGCAGGGTTGGGAGTGATAGTGGGGGGAGCAGACGGCGCCGCTTCAACGCGATCACCGGGCTGTACGGGGGCGGCTTTGCGCAAACAGCGGCCGTTGACCTGCACCAGCCCGCGCGCGATAAGGTCGCGGGCTTGGCGGCGCGATGACGCAATACCATAGCGGACCAGATATAGGTCCAGACGCAGTGGCAAATGGTCGTCCAACAGCGGTGCTCGCGGCTCCCCGGTCGATCAATTGTCCGGTCGACCGGGACCGATCAAGCGTTCGATTTGGCGCAGCACGCCGGCAAAGGGGTTGGTTCCCGCGGGATGGGCAAAAAAGCATTTTTGCATGTAATCCAGCGCGCCGGCGTAGCGCTCGAAGCCGCGGCTGAGTTCCTCGAAAAGCGTAAAGCCGGGACGCAAATCGGCGGCGTCCAGTTCATAGACGGCGTGATAGGAGCGGCTGCCCTGGGCCAAATAGGAATCCAAGCGGCCCTGACGCTGCACGAAGGCACGGAACACTCCGGCCATGAACAGGCTATAGTCGCCGATGTATTTGCGCAGCTCCCGTTCCTGGTGCGCGTCGCGCTCGCCACTCTCCACGGTCTGCAGCCACATCTCGACCGCGCTATCCAGCTGCCTGCCTTGCGCATCGCGTAGACGCAGCCAGTTGTCGCGCCGGCTGAAATCGGCCAGCACCGTGGAGACGTAATTGGCGACCTCGCGGTCGCCGACCTGAAGCTGAGAGAAACTGCGTCCCACCAGTTCCAGGAAGAAGGGCTTTAAACGGCTGGATGGTATCGAGGCCATGGTTGACCACCTAAATCCTCAGTTTAACTGGCCGCGCCCTTTAAGTGAATTCAGCTCGCAGGGAGAATCGAGCGTGGGGCACTCAAGTGCTGGCTGGCAAAAGGGCAAGCGAGTTTAAAGGCCCGCGACCTGGCGTACGGTGGCGCGTGACGGTGAACGGGCGTTGAGCGGCAAACCGAAAAGCCGGCGCAGCTCACGGCCGGTATGAGAATCTTCGCAAGCGGCGACTTCAAGCGGCGTGCCCTCGGCGACGAGCCGGCCACCGTCGGCACCACCCTCGGGGCCGAGGTCGATCACGTGATCGGCGTGCGCAATCAGTTCCAGGTTATGCTCGATAACCAGCAGGCTGTAGCCCTCGTCCACCAGGCGGATCAGGACGCGCAGGAGGGTGCGCACGTCGCTACTGCTCAGACCCGTGGTCGGCTCGTCCAA contains:
- a CDS encoding RluA family pseudouridine synthase, with the translated sequence MDDHLPLRLDLYLVRYGIASSRRQARDLIARGLVQVNGRCLRKAAPVQPGDRVEAAPSAPPTITPNPALSLEVLYQGAALLVINKPALMPCHPLDSRECQTVMNGVVARFPETALGALKPLEGLLVHRLDNGTSGALMVARSRASLELARNALHRGEIDRRYLALVEGSLDGSIELDAAVGHHRHSRARMVALKASRGAGGRPAVTRIVALRQLGDYTLVEARPTTGNRHQIRVHLAAAGWPIAGDVQYGARAVPTLAAGRFFLHLHQLAFPAAISEGPNASGGSRRYIVAPLPSDLVFTSALASGNPLA